One Cucurbita pepo subsp. pepo cultivar mu-cu-16 chromosome LG09, ASM280686v2, whole genome shotgun sequence DNA window includes the following coding sequences:
- the LOC111801835 gene encoding tRNA(adenine(34)) deaminase, chloroplastic, which produces MYNPYASSTLYSIRSKGYLPNYLNERPIFLNERCNGNPLHLSSSSSCCSCCVCYAFPTHRLPVGPSLLYGSRQSTLLKWSISRRLMLCGRNRFCYTLPQYGHVLDCCEVPFSIVDDKACHCSEGRRYRQCCLNSEGDFECDESDGFDEEDIAEAMISLIREGFGSQGKSRLSKRVEVGNRGKSGAKESSLSSSRMVELEKRARRGVEDKRLSSFEKIRVDRKRESGNRRDKEERNSEQNNKVGSIVVELRKNGYKLNGDRLVHSRGDGQSLRKEGSTCSSYYSLSSSGDVEEDAEVEDKNVQFVEEFSGGYRYDSVSDLGEKLDGRIKEEYKSQGDDEKGREEESVRGDITERNHANWHLRKNSETKPSQGSTRVTSSISETSETNSRLSRTRESGYVGTSSSKKKFVDKEEELKMMATLNEQSKQNVSGNKVGGVYINEGKKLAEVSEIRHGKAEEISRSQKRLTIKNEKLELDANLVKKASNSSHETVRPVLQEESSRRTSSENRKTERERTSHQISQSNAVINASESTDVHVTSNQEVEERHHQIGNHAIGEMGSRQKFLHLGVISVAKDGSTNTTNTSVSSSEVGTRNEEQNAASNLLAKDKKSSMVHKASPSVISRKGSQDAMNISLLHGTDKISSTYSEKTFENRIFEQETNKSSVEKTKETVIRTGRNNHRVVQSESGNEVRDHATKLKVHGSFNLSSESSYQRIDVNEQESKGSQAMLMPPPSQLVARNPSRTESTSEMASQIVSRRASGSSGASYVQSGGSPVLHGKSYRESGVDESTGEPTYLINPGDTLGSADHLERSSAPFVGESIEKSRNEPLISEIQKEDNVSEVDLLHEEKHGQKNFVDYQTKDHDSKLSSRSSGSKGPSDEMWHVMDSTTEQQPPKTEDPETSAHSENAIVKRSGRSLWNVISDIVRLRWASRAETSDSAVRSGGRNSPNESVSNETWFSGREHEETDNTRIGRTAVSQFTSSDRLEEPKNTYHEVDTPPSPNVMEIKPSSETLLISGEAILTDGRKVDVISSGSDIERSSLPLSPRGSLVIDEISHSGKTDASASSSAERLGRSSDATLLEISTTGTRDGEVKQRKLQRNKQVLKDQFDEWEEAYILETEQRKMDEMFMREALAEARKAADTWEVPVGAVLVKHGKIIARGCNLVEELRDSTAHAEMICIREASKQLKSWRLAETTLYVTLEPCPMCAGAILQARVENLVWGAPNKLLGADGSWIRLFPDGGEVNASEQAEKPAAPVHPFHPKMTIRRGILASECSDVMQHFFQLRRRKKKKENTPPLTIAHHHHPSKFISKMHNIFHILFCL; this is translated from the exons ATGTACAACCCTTATGCTAGCTCAACTTTATATTCCATCCGGAGTAAAGGGTATCTTCCCAATTACTTAAACGAGCGACCCATCTTCTTAAATGAAAGATGTAATGGAAACCCATTGCatctttcatcatcatcatcatgttgttcttgttgtgtTTGCTATGCATTTCCAACACACAGATTGCCTGTAGGCCCTAGCCTTTTATATGGGTCGAGGCAATCCACCCTGCTTAAATGGTCGATTTCTAGGAGGTTGATGTTGTGTGGCCGAAATCGGTTCTGTTATACGCTTCCGCAATATGGGCATGTTCTGGATTGTTGTGAGGTTCCTTTCTCTATTGTTGATGATAAGGCTTGTCATTGTAGTGAGGGAAGGAGATATAGACAATGTTGTTTGAATTCTGAGGGTGATTTTGAATGCGACGAATCGGATGGATTCGATGAAGAGGACATTGCTGAGGCAATGATCAGTTTGATAAGGGAGGGTTTTGGTAGTCAGGGGAAAAGTAGGTTGTCTAAGAGGGTGGAAGTGGGGAACCGAGGAAAGTCCGGAGCTAAGGAGAGTAGTTTAAGTTCGTCGAGAATGGTAGAACTCGAGAAAAGGGCGAGGAGAGGTGTTGAGGATAAAAGGTTAAGTTCATTTGAAAAGATAAGAGTAgatagaaaaagagagagtggAAATCGTCGTGACAAAGAAGAGAGGAACAGTGAACAGAATAATAAAGTCGGATCGATCGTGGTTGAGTTAAGGAAAAATGGATATAAACTGAACGGAGATCGGTTAGTTCATTCAAGAGGGGATGGTCAGAGTTTGAGAAAAGAAGGGTCTACTTGTTCATCTTATTACTCTCTCTCGTCCTCTGGGGATGTTGAGGAGGATGCTGAAGTGGAAGACAAGAACGTGCAATTCGTTGAGGAATTTTCCGGTGGGTACAGGTACGACTCCGTGAGTGATTTAGGAGAGAAATTAGATGGGCGGATCAAGGAAGAATACAAGAGTCAAGGAGATGATGAGAAGGGGCGAGAAGAGGAATCCGTGCGAGGTGATATTACAGAACGGAATCATGCTAATTGGCATTTGAGGAAGAACTCTGAGACGAAACCTAGTCAAGGATCAACACGAGTAACATCCTCTATAAGTGAAACCTCTGAGACGAACTCGAGATTGTCAAGGACTAGGGAAAGTGGTTATGTAGGTACTTCAAGTTCCAAGAAGAAGTTCGTTGACAAGGAAGAGGAGTTGAAAATGATGGCGACTTTGAACGAGCAATCGAAACAAAATGTATCAGGTAATAAAGTGGGTGGTGTTTATATAAATGAAGGGAAAAAACTTGCTGAAGTATCAGAAATACGGCATGGTAAAGCTGAAGAAATTTCTCGTTCTCAGAAACGACTTACTATTAAGAATGAAAAGCTAGAATTAGATGCAAATCTCGTCAAGAAAGCAAGCAACAGTAGTCATGAAACTGTTCGTCCTGTccttcaagaagaaagttcgAGACGAACTTCATCGGAAAATAGGAAAACCGAGAGAGAAAGGACCTCTCATCAGATAAGTCAGTCGAATGCAGTGATTAACGCAAGTGAAAGTACCGACGTCCACGTAACTTCTAATCAAGAGGTTGAAGAAAGACATCATCAAATAGGAAATCATGCCATTGGGGAAATGGGTTCAAgacaaaaatttcttcatcttgGTGTTATATCAGTAGCCAAAGATGGTAGTACCAACACGACCAACACCTCTGTTTCAAGTTCCGAAGTTGGAACACGAAACGAGGAACAAAATGCAGCATCAAACCTCCTGGCTAAAGACAAAAAGTCTTCGATGGTACATAAAGCTTCTCCGAGCGTTATCTCCAGAAAAGGTTCCCAAGATGCCATGAACATTTCACTGCTTCACGGGACTGATAAAATTTCTTCGACATATTCtgaaaaaacatttgaaaatagaatctTCGAGCAAGAAACTAATAAATCATCAGTGGAAAAAACTAAGGAAACCGTAATAAGAACAGGTCGAAATAATCATCGTGTGGTGCAATCTGAATCAGGAAACGAGGTTAGAGATCATGCAACAAAGTTAAAAGTTCATGGATCGTTTAATTTAAGTTCCGAAAGTAGTTACCAACGGATTGACGTGAATGAGCAAGAAAGTAAAGGCTCGCAGGCTATGTTAATGCCTCCGCCATCTCAGCTTGTAGCTAGAAATCCGTCGCGAACAGAGTCTACTAGTGAAATGGCAAGCCAAATAGTTTCGAGAAGAGCATCAGGAAGTTCGGGTGCTTCCTACGTGCAGTCAGGGGGAAGTCCAGTTTTGCACGGCAAGTCCTACAGAGAAAGCGGGGTAGACGAGAGTACTGGGGAGCCAACCTACCTTATCAATCCTGGTGATACTCTAGGCTCAGCTGACCATTTAGAGAGGTCGTCCGCACCGTTCGTTGGGGAGTCCATTGAGAAGTCCAGGAATGAACCGTTGATTTCCGAAATCCAGAAGGAAGACAATGTCTCTGAAGTAGATTTACTGCATGAAGAGAAGCATGGACAAAAGAATTTTGTAGATTATCAAACGAAGGACCATGACTCGAAGCTCTCATCACGGAGTTCGGGAAGCAAGGGTCCTTCTGATGAAATGTGGCATGTAATGGACTCGACTACTGAGCAGCAGCCTCCGAAAACTGAAGATCCTGAGACTAGTGCACATAGTGAGAATGCAATTGTCAAGAGAAGTGGAAGATCGTTGTGGAATGTCATTTCAGATATAGTTCGTCTCCGTTGGGCTTCACGTGCCGAAACCTCTGATTCAGCTGTAAGATCAGGTGGAAGAAATTCACCAAACGAGTCTGTTAGTAACGAGACATGGTTCTCTGGCCGTGAACATGAAGAAACTGATAATACAAGAATCGGAAGAACCGCAGTTTCTCAATTCACTTCGTCGGATCGGTTAGAAGAACCAAAAAATACATACCATGAAGTAGATACCCCACCTTCCCCAAATGTAATGGAGATCAAGCCATCAAGTGAAACTTTGTTAATTTCTGGAGAGGCGATCTTAACAGATGGTAGGAAGGTTGACGTTATTTCTTCTGGTTCGGATATCGAACGGTCATCATTACCACTGTCTCCCCGAGGTTCTCTCGTTATCGACGAAATTTCTCACAGTGGTAAAACAGATGCCTCTGCAAGCAGCTCGGCTGAGCGGTTGGGGCGTTCTTCTGATGCAACATTACTAGAGATATCAACAACTGGAACCAGGGATGGGGAAGTGAAACAAAGGAAGCTTCAAAGAAACAAGCAAGTTCTTAAAGATCAATTCGACGAATGGGAAGAAGCATACATACTCGAGACTGAGCAGCGGAAAATGGACGAAATGTTCATGAGGGAAGCGCTTGCTGAAGCCAGGAAGGCGGCTGATACCTGGGAGGTACCTGTGGGAGCAGTATTGGTGAAACATGGAAAAATTATCGCTCGTGGCTGCAACCT GGTCGAAGAGCTTCGAGATTCCACAGCCCATGCCGAAATGATTTGTATTCGGGAGGCTTCAAAGCAATTAAAGTCATGGAGGCTTGCT GAGACGACGCTGTACGTGACGCTTGAACCGTGCCCTATGTGCGCTGG